The genomic region AAAGAAACTCAAGACGGCAGCTGCTATATCCGATAATGAACGATTGATTATGATGATCGCCGTGGGCAGTCTAAAAGAAGAGTTTTCGGTGGCGCACTCAGAGAAATATCAATTAGATCGGGTTTTGGTAAGTCATTAGACTTGTAGAGCGCACGGGCAGTGCAAGCCTTGCCTGGCAAATGGGCATCGCCCCCCAGATCTCAAAGCTATAGACTTCAGGATTAAAGACCCATCTCACCCGCTAATCGTTACAGTACATACGCAAAAGGGACATCCGGCGAAAAGGTCGTACCAACTAACCAGTTGTTCGGGGCAGACTGGGGCGCGGGCGCCTTCAAGTACAAAGCCTGTGACTTCTGTGACGACGTGTTTTGCTGAAACAGCAGATGTGGTTCTGGGCGATGCCTGGCTACCTGAGTATGTCCAAGACAGCGACGGCACGAACGTAGTTGTAACTAGAAGTGACGACCTTCAGCGGCTGATTATAAATGCACGCAGTGAAGGGCGACTAAAGCTGGACGATCTAA from Marinobacter sp. LV10R510-11A harbors:
- a CDS encoding Coenzyme F420 hydrogenase/dehydrogenase, beta subunit C-terminal domain, yielding MDFRIKDPSHPLIVTVHTQKGHPAKRSYQLTSCSGQTGARAPSSTKPVTSVTTCFAETADVVLGDAWLPEYVQDSDGTNVVVTRSDDLQRLIINARSEGRLKLDDLSVEKAAQSQDAGLRHRKVSISYRLFLERKQRRLGAS